Proteins encoded together in one Janthinobacterium tructae window:
- a CDS encoding S1 family peptidase: MMIGNDNGFSAPPGSSGQGQSADDEEAIGQFSTPGEDDNTIESASVSDVPDALSGVSMELLEIKRSIEDGMRQSISQAGGVRAADAFSDGGNIQGVSIGLGEGASDSSSGEPGLPALTLYVAEPTSVDRAKAAIVGAMGVRAVASDRVPVNIVVTGVIDAQPHRFRLRPAPGGVSVGHFRITAGTIGCLAVGRSAPRNSRLMILSNNHVLANSNGGAFNDCIVQPGPIDGGRCPQDQVAVLERFVPINFSGGVNFVDCATGWAWPDRVRRELVYLSGGVPAYFRISNALAAPALGMLVGKSGRTTQLTQGRITGLGATINVNYGGGRIALFQDQIAITGVSGAFSAGGDSGSSIWTWNQQRNPVGLLFAGGGNITFANQMRRVVVALDINLYT, encoded by the coding sequence ATGATGATCGGCAATGATAACGGTTTCAGTGCCCCACCCGGCAGCAGTGGCCAGGGGCAAAGCGCGGACGATGAAGAGGCCATCGGCCAATTTTCCACCCCCGGCGAGGACGACAATACGATCGAAAGCGCATCCGTCTCGGACGTGCCCGACGCCTTGAGCGGTGTCAGCATGGAATTGCTGGAAATTAAGCGCAGTATCGAAGACGGCATGCGCCAGTCGATTTCCCAGGCGGGCGGCGTGCGCGCCGCCGACGCCTTCAGCGACGGCGGCAATATCCAGGGCGTGTCCATCGGCCTGGGCGAGGGCGCCAGCGACAGCTCGTCCGGCGAGCCGGGCTTGCCAGCCCTGACCCTGTACGTGGCCGAACCGACTTCCGTCGACCGCGCCAAGGCTGCCATCGTGGGAGCCATGGGCGTGCGCGCCGTGGCCAGCGACAGGGTGCCCGTCAATATTGTCGTCACGGGCGTGATCGACGCGCAGCCGCACCGTTTCCGGCTGCGTCCGGCGCCGGGCGGCGTCTCGGTCGGGCATTTCCGCATCACGGCCGGCACCATCGGCTGCCTGGCCGTGGGGCGCAGCGCGCCGCGCAACAGCCGTTTGATGATTCTGAGCAATAATCACGTGCTGGCCAATTCCAACGGCGGCGCGTTCAACGACTGCATCGTGCAGCCGGGCCCCATCGATGGCGGGCGCTGCCCGCAAGACCAGGTGGCCGTGCTCGAGCGCTTCGTGCCCATCAATTTCAGTGGCGGCGTCAATTTTGTCGATTGCGCTACCGGCTGGGCCTGGCCAGACCGCGTGCGTCGCGAACTGGTCTACCTGAGCGGTGGCGTGCCGGCCTATTTCCGCATCAGCAACGCGCTGGCAGCGCCCGCGCTGGGCATGCTGGTCGGCAAATCCGGACGCACGACGCAATTGACGCAGGGCCGCATCACGGGTCTGGGCGCCACCATCAACGTCAATTATGGCGGCGGCAGGATCGCGCTGTTCCAGGACCAGATCGCCATTACGGGCGTCAGCGGGGCATTCAGCGCGGGTGGCGACTCCGGCTCGTCCATCTGGACCTGGAACCAGCAGCGCAATCCCGTCGGTCTGCTGTTTGCCGGCGGCGGCAATATCACGTTTGCCAACCAGATGCGGCGTGTGGTGGTGGCGCTCGATATCAATTTATATACTTGA